The uncultured Fibrobacter sp. genome has a segment encoding these proteins:
- a CDS encoding diguanylate cyclase — translation MKQFQFDYHSITSLKRDLDKINLWCKSKALSHVVFQIYSDSLDRGQIDLVCDVVSQSFPKAICMGCSTNGNIIEGRLSKASISIVCTIFEYPTTQVKLLQYTLNAETALSVVDEIKQEIKANPWVKAVELQLTIRGMSMTPFCDAFQDVDPSIAIFGGGAFNPDLNRNDACVFSNVKGYSEGGVIALLIGGENFYTYTTHITGWKPLGREFLVTKAKQAILYELDGKPAYEAYYRYLNILKDEHFFNNTLEFPFFYKHHGINILRAPISCNDDGSLVMTADIDENVKARLAYGDPWTILASVRKDGAKIGEFNPEVIKVFSCAARRTFWGKEEISNETLPLQSLAATSGFYTSSEFLRTGEYVNQHNVTLVIAAMREGRGGEHYDLDMAQESFSGKVSMINRLATFIDAATQELAEANEKLSLMAITDPLSSLFNRGEIQRRISLCTEKKISGCLVMLDIDNFKQINDNFGHQEGDNVIKGISYVMRRVADECGLSGVNAHDIKFDDIDGMYADIAVEDFDGAPKFKIFNVKTPIGRWGGEEFMVLLQEASKDAAIDFAERVRKAFNEIAFEKAGHRSVSIGVTEIKDGECADEACVRVDQALYRAKDGGKNRVVVI, via the coding sequence ATGAAACAATTCCAGTTTGATTACCATAGTATAACCTCGTTAAAGCGTGATCTTGACAAGATTAACCTTTGGTGCAAATCGAAGGCGTTGTCGCATGTGGTGTTCCAGATTTATTCCGATTCCCTGGATAGGGGGCAAATTGACCTTGTCTGTGACGTGGTGTCGCAGAGCTTCCCCAAGGCAATTTGCATGGGGTGTTCTACGAACGGCAACATTATCGAAGGGCGGCTTTCCAAGGCGTCTATCTCGATTGTCTGCACAATTTTTGAATATCCGACCACGCAGGTCAAGTTGCTTCAGTACACGCTAAATGCCGAAACGGCGCTCAGTGTAGTGGACGAAATCAAGCAGGAAATCAAGGCGAACCCGTGGGTCAAGGCGGTGGAACTGCAGCTGACCATCCGCGGTATGTCGATGACTCCGTTCTGCGATGCGTTTCAGGACGTGGACCCCTCTATCGCCATTTTCGGCGGCGGTGCATTCAACCCGGACCTGAACCGTAACGATGCCTGCGTATTTTCGAATGTCAAGGGCTATTCCGAGGGTGGTGTTATCGCTCTTCTGATTGGTGGCGAAAATTTCTACACCTATACGACCCATATTACGGGCTGGAAACCGCTCGGTCGTGAATTCCTCGTAACCAAGGCCAAACAGGCGATTCTTTATGAATTGGATGGCAAGCCCGCCTACGAGGCCTATTATCGTTACCTGAATATTTTAAAGGACGAACATTTCTTCAACAATACGTTGGAATTCCCGTTCTTCTACAAGCATCATGGCATCAACATCTTGCGTGCGCCGATTTCTTGCAATGACGACGGCTCGTTGGTGATGACTGCCGATATCGACGAAAACGTGAAGGCACGCTTGGCGTATGGAGACCCGTGGACAATCTTGGCTAGCGTCCGTAAAGATGGTGCAAAGATTGGCGAATTCAATCCAGAAGTCATCAAGGTGTTCTCCTGTGCTGCCCGCCGCACGTTCTGGGGCAAAGAAGAAATCAGTAACGAAACGCTTCCGCTGCAGAGCCTTGCTGCGACTTCGGGCTTCTATACCTCGAGTGAATTTTTGCGTACCGGTGAGTACGTGAACCAGCATAACGTGACGCTGGTGATTGCTGCCATGCGAGAAGGCCGTGGCGGTGAACATTACGACTTGGATATGGCTCAGGAGTCGTTCTCCGGAAAGGTCTCGATGATTAACCGTTTGGCGACCTTCATCGATGCGGCGACGCAGGAACTGGCCGAGGCGAACGAGAAACTATCGTTGATGGCCATTACGGATCCGCTTTCGAGCCTCTTTAACCGTGGCGAAATCCAGCGGCGTATTTCCTTGTGCACCGAGAAAAAGATTTCGGGTTGTCTCGTGATGCTCGATATCGATAACTTTAAACAAATCAACGATAATTTCGGACACCAGGAAGGCGATAACGTCATCAAGGGTATTTCGTATGTGATGCGTCGTGTGGCTGACGAGTGTGGACTTTCCGGCGTGAATGCCCACGATATAAAGTTTGACGATATCGACGGTATGTATGCAGATATTGCGGTCGAAGATTTTGACGGTGCTCCGAAGTTCAAAATCTTCAATGTCAAAACGCCCATTGGCCGTTGGGGTGGCGAAGAATTTATGGTGCTGCTGCAGGAAGCCTCGAAGGATGCGGCTATCGATTTTGCCGAACGTGTCCGTAAGGCTTTCAATGAAATCGCTTTCGAAAAGGCGGGACACCGTTCTGTGAGTATCGGTGTTACCGAAATCAAGGATGGAGAATGTGCCGATGAAGCATGTGTCCGAGTGGACCAGGCGCTTTACCGTGCGAAGGATGGTGGCAAGAACCGTGTCGTTGTGATTTAA